Proteins from a genomic interval of Trueperaceae bacterium:
- a CDS encoding Zn-dependent hydrolase, with amino-acid sequence MSPLDPKRTVAELKDLRARTANEDGAWRVAWTDTWLEARRWLREKLDALGLETHMDAAGNVWSTLRGESDTALLIGGHMDSVPGGGWLDGCLNVLAGLEVVRRISEQYGGRPPVTVRLVDWADEEGARFGRSLLGSSAAGGTLDPDAERDRRDAEGVRLVDALRRCGVDLDRMNEAHAELKGAGAYLELHIEQGPVLLDLDLPLGVVLGTFGVERHAIHFRGQAAHSGSTPMDKRKDAFLAAARMSPEVYEITRRRGGVCTIGSCVTRPGIVTSVVAECDITLDQRHLDGQQLAGMLADAKEASERFAREGGVQVSWSHLWSIDPMPFHPELIELADAAVTETAGVSHRLPSGPLHDAAEVARAGVPTVMLFVQSLHGISHNKIEDTKEEHIELSVAALDRLAEKTMGWLAARA; translated from the coding sequence ATGTCGCCACTCGACCCGAAACGCACCGTCGCCGAGCTCAAGGACCTGCGCGCCCGCACCGCGAACGAGGACGGCGCCTGGCGCGTCGCCTGGACCGACACCTGGCTCGAGGCGCGCCGGTGGCTGCGCGAGAAGCTCGACGCCCTCGGCCTCGAGACCCACATGGACGCCGCGGGCAACGTGTGGTCGACGCTGCGCGGCGAGTCCGACACGGCGCTCCTGATCGGGGGCCACATGGACTCGGTGCCGGGAGGCGGCTGGCTCGACGGCTGCCTCAACGTGCTGGCCGGCCTCGAGGTCGTGCGGCGCATCAGCGAGCAGTACGGCGGCAGGCCGCCCGTCACGGTGAGGCTCGTCGACTGGGCCGACGAGGAGGGCGCCAGGTTCGGCCGGAGCCTCCTCGGCTCCAGCGCCGCCGGCGGCACGCTCGACCCCGACGCCGAGCGCGACAGGCGCGACGCCGAGGGCGTGAGGCTCGTCGACGCGCTGCGGCGCTGCGGCGTGGACCTCGACCGCATGAACGAGGCGCACGCCGAGCTGAAGGGCGCCGGCGCCTACCTGGAGCTGCACATCGAGCAGGGGCCGGTCCTCCTCGACCTCGACCTGCCGCTCGGCGTCGTCCTCGGGACGTTCGGCGTCGAGCGCCACGCGATCCACTTCAGGGGGCAAGCGGCGCACTCCGGCTCCACGCCCATGGACAAGCGCAAGGACGCGTTCCTCGCCGCCGCCAGGATGAGCCCCGAGGTCTACGAGATCACGCGCCGCCGCGGCGGCGTCTGCACGATCGGCTCCTGCGTCACCAGGCCGGGCATCGTCACCTCCGTCGTGGCGGAGTGCGACATCACCCTCGACCAGCGCCACCTGGACGGCCAGCAGCTGGCCGGCATGCTCGCCGACGCCAAGGAGGCCAGCGAGCGCTTCGCCCGCGAGGGCGGCGTGCAGGTCTCGTGGAGCCACCTGTGGAGCATCGACCCGATGCCGTTCCACCCCGAGCTCATCGAGCTCGCCGACGCGGCCGTCACGGAGACGGCGGGCGTGTCGCACCGCCTGCCGAGCGGACCGCTGCACGACGCCGCCGAGGTCGCCCGCGCCGGCGTGCCCACCGTGATGCTGTTCGTGCAGAGCCTTCACGGCATCTCCCACAACAAGATCGAGGACACCAAGGAGGAGCACATCGAGCTCTCGGTGGCGGCCCTGGACAGGCTGGCCGAGAAGACGATGGGCTGGCTGGCCGCGCGGGCGTGA
- a CDS encoding tetratricopeptide repeat-containing diguanylate cyclase encodes MTSGSGGADEGRRLAELEALLEGAKALIELDDAHGAKAQIIQALDEVERLCGSEPREAGGRRLAERLAALDASGLSPEAGRVVAETMRYGLRSAMLSNDVESALPFGRAALALANQLRLPLLAAQAHNDLASVYGVRDFHERAIYHLRAGIDVLERAGERVFPALVNNLGNVYMATDRIEEALACFDQAATGAAEERDDMRRAIALSNRGRALSALRRHDEAIEALRESLGLFRSLSRRAYVATTLAKLGTAHAAAGDLVTAMEHFESAAREIDDPGQPFRGEVVEAIGRALLDAGDAAEALKELEQAERLHREAGSLGAAADLLREQARALALLGRHEEAYDRLWSFIEESGARQQEHGEVLLGVLLVELEAGLTRDHELLAITGRALAEANRALRAQAERLERLSSTDELTQVHNRRYFNGRLGDAVARCRQEPDSDLCLVLFDVDGFKSINDRHTHLVGDEVLRKVAGVLTRTFRRTDVVARWGGEEFAVMLVGTPKPAAERVAEKARVAVATTGWDELAPGLEVTVSAGVASVRELPGSPHALELLKLADRRLYQAKSHGRNRVAAGD; translated from the coding sequence ATGACGTCAGGGAGCGGGGGCGCCGACGAGGGCAGACGACTCGCCGAACTCGAGGCGCTCCTCGAAGGCGCCAAGGCGCTCATAGAGCTCGACGACGCCCACGGCGCCAAGGCTCAGATCATCCAGGCCCTCGACGAGGTCGAGCGCCTCTGCGGTTCCGAGCCGCGGGAGGCGGGCGGACGACGCCTCGCCGAGCGCCTCGCCGCGCTCGACGCCTCCGGCCTCTCGCCCGAGGCCGGCCGCGTCGTCGCCGAGACGATGCGGTACGGCCTGCGCAGCGCGATGCTGTCCAACGACGTCGAGTCGGCGCTGCCCTTCGGCCGCGCCGCGCTGGCGCTCGCGAACCAGCTGCGGCTGCCGCTGCTCGCCGCGCAGGCGCACAACGACCTGGCGTCCGTCTACGGCGTGCGCGACTTCCACGAGCGCGCGATCTACCACCTCCGCGCCGGCATCGACGTGCTCGAGCGCGCCGGGGAGCGCGTCTTCCCGGCCCTCGTGAACAACCTCGGCAACGTCTACATGGCCACCGACCGCATCGAGGAGGCGCTGGCCTGCTTCGACCAGGCCGCCACGGGAGCCGCCGAGGAGCGCGACGACATGCGGCGGGCCATCGCCCTCTCGAACCGCGGGCGGGCGCTCAGCGCGCTCAGGCGCCACGATGAGGCGATCGAGGCGCTGCGGGAGTCGCTGGGCCTGTTCCGCTCGCTGAGCAGGCGCGCCTACGTGGCCACCACGCTGGCGAAGCTGGGCACGGCCCACGCCGCCGCCGGCGACCTCGTCACCGCGATGGAGCACTTCGAGAGCGCGGCCCGCGAGATCGACGACCCGGGCCAGCCGTTCAGGGGCGAGGTCGTGGAGGCGATCGGCCGGGCGCTGCTCGACGCGGGCGACGCGGCCGAGGCCCTGAAGGAGCTCGAGCAGGCGGAGCGCCTGCACCGCGAGGCGGGCTCGCTCGGCGCGGCCGCCGACCTGCTGCGCGAGCAGGCGCGGGCGCTGGCGCTCCTCGGCCGCCACGAGGAGGCGTACGACAGGCTCTGGAGCTTCATCGAGGAGAGCGGAGCGCGGCAGCAGGAGCACGGCGAGGTGCTGCTCGGCGTGCTGCTCGTCGAGCTCGAGGCCGGCCTGACGCGGGACCACGAGCTGCTGGCGATCACCGGCCGCGCCCTGGCCGAGGCGAACCGCGCCCTGCGCGCCCAGGCGGAGCGCCTCGAGCGCCTGAGCTCCACCGACGAGCTCACGCAGGTCCACAACCGGCGCTACTTCAACGGCCGCCTCGGCGACGCCGTCGCCAGGTGCCGGCAGGAGCCCGACTCCGACCTGTGCCTGGTGCTGTTCGACGTCGACGGGTTCAAGTCGATCAACGACCGCCACACGCACCTCGTCGGCGACGAGGTGCTGAGGAAGGTGGCGGGGGTCTTGACGCGGACGTTCCGCCGCACCGACGTGGTCGCGCGCTGGGGAGGCGAGGAGTTCGCGGTCATGCTCGTCGGCACGCCGAAGCCCGCCGCCGAGCGCGTGGCCGAGAAGGCCCGCGTGGCCGTGGCGACCACCGGCTGGGACGAGCTGGCGCCGGGGCTCGAGGTCACGGTCAGCGCGGGCGTGGCCTCGGTGCGCGAGCTGCCCGGCTCCCCCCACGCGCTCGAGCTCCTGAAGCTCGCCGACAGGCGTCTCTACCAGGCGAAGTCCCACGGCAGGAACCGGGTGGCGGCCGGCGACTGA
- a CDS encoding RIO1 family regulatory kinase/ATPase — protein MPRHEEDEGAEFGVRTKGRRGSRASKGKGRGRRPVKRGSVTDIVWGGEAERPTTTTAFADPDMQRLYDRGYFDTLVARLRGGKEATVYVVRRGEESLVAKLYTALELRAFRNDASYWDGYWVADARAAKAMRRGTRTGLRVKMDVWVLREYRTLWRLHDAGLPVPRPAVGPDVSDLSESGSVVLMQLIGDGEEPAPRLSDLRLPDEEVRSAWDQAAAIYLRLAELGLAHGDLSTYNLLWHEGSVWLIDVPQALEVAASREGVDLLRRDLDTLATSFRRLGHRADTEELWRRALRAAAPRGM, from the coding sequence TTGCCACGACACGAAGAGGACGAGGGCGCCGAGTTCGGCGTCCGCACGAAGGGGAGGCGCGGGTCGCGCGCCTCCAAGGGGAAGGGCCGGGGGCGCCGGCCCGTCAAGCGCGGGTCCGTGACCGACATCGTGTGGGGCGGCGAGGCCGAGCGGCCCACGACCACGACCGCGTTCGCCGACCCCGACATGCAGCGCCTCTACGACAGGGGCTACTTCGACACGCTCGTCGCCAGGCTCCGCGGCGGCAAGGAGGCGACCGTCTACGTCGTCAGGCGGGGCGAGGAGAGCCTGGTCGCGAAGCTCTACACCGCCCTCGAGCTGCGCGCGTTCAGGAACGACGCCAGCTACTGGGACGGCTACTGGGTCGCCGACGCCCGCGCCGCCAAGGCCATGCGCCGCGGGACGCGGACCGGCCTCAGGGTCAAGATGGACGTCTGGGTGCTCCGCGAGTACCGGACGCTGTGGCGACTGCACGACGCCGGCCTGCCCGTGCCGCGGCCGGCCGTGGGGCCCGACGTGAGCGACCTGAGCGAGTCCGGCTCGGTCGTGCTGATGCAGCTCATCGGGGACGGCGAGGAGCCGGCGCCGCGCCTCTCCGACCTCAGGCTGCCCGACGAGGAGGTCCGCAGCGCCTGGGACCAGGCGGCGGCGATCTACCTGCGGCTCGCCGAGCTGGGCCTCGCGCACGGTGACCTCTCGACCTACAACCTGCTGTGGCACGAGGGCAGTGTCTGGCTCATAGACGTCCCGCAGGCCCTGGAGGTCGCCGCCTCGCGCGAGGGCGTCGACCTCCTGCGCCGCGACCTCGACACGCTGGCGACCTCGTTCCGCCGGCTCGGCCACCGCGCCGACACGGAGGAGCTGTGGCGTCGGGCGCTGCGAGCGGCCGCGCCGCGAGGAATGTGA
- a CDS encoding ABC transporter substrate-binding protein has protein sequence MRRSLLLLLLLLSAPLAAAQTLTTAMGSNPPTLDPQRTFNGFSFAVTTQVYETLFRVTTEGEVEGLLAESWEQVAPDRLRVTLREGVEFTDGTPLDAEAVKASLERLLDPATAAPGRFVVSAISAVEVVDERTVDIVTAEPFAPLLAHLAHPVTAIVPVAHGDDLARRPVGSGPYVFESWTQGDSVVLTANEGYWGGTPAIDRVVYRIIPEVSTQVVELRSGGLDVLFNIPADSFRQLEGMASLETDSFLGWGSVHLGFNTTSPKLQDIRVRQAIAHAIDKQLIVDELLSGLAQVGVAPVPPTVRFAASDLEEPYPYDADRARELLAQAGAEGLTLTLDVYQNPDLEAVAQVLQAMLADVGVTVEVRVQEFAAYSETLQSDDVEMYLTSWGTVTLDADYTLFAFFHSSEIPANNASRYSVPEVDDALEAARATPDDAQRERLYRIVQERVLADVPMVTLYYPLSTSAKRPALQGEVVRFSWINLDLRGATLEE, from the coding sequence ATGAGACGCTCGCTGCTCCTGCTGCTACTGCTCCTGTCCGCGCCCCTGGCGGCGGCCCAGACGCTCACCACGGCGATGGGCTCGAACCCGCCGACGCTCGACCCGCAGAGGACCTTCAACGGCTTCTCCTTCGCCGTCACCACGCAGGTCTACGAGACCCTGTTCCGCGTCACGACCGAGGGCGAGGTCGAGGGACTACTGGCCGAGAGCTGGGAGCAGGTCGCGCCCGACCGGCTGCGCGTGACGCTGCGCGAGGGCGTGGAGTTCACCGACGGCACGCCGCTGGACGCGGAGGCCGTGAAGGCGTCGCTCGAGCGCCTGCTCGACCCGGCCACCGCCGCGCCGGGCCGCTTCGTCGTCTCGGCCATCTCCGCGGTGGAGGTCGTGGACGAGCGCACGGTGGACATCGTCACCGCGGAGCCGTTCGCCCCCCTGCTGGCCCACCTCGCTCACCCGGTGACGGCCATCGTGCCCGTCGCGCACGGCGACGACCTCGCGCGCCGACCGGTCGGCTCCGGTCCTTACGTCTTCGAGTCGTGGACCCAGGGCGACTCGGTGGTGCTCACCGCGAACGAGGGCTACTGGGGCGGCACTCCGGCCATCGACCGCGTGGTGTACCGCATCATCCCCGAGGTCAGCACGCAGGTCGTGGAGCTGCGCAGCGGCGGGCTCGACGTCCTCTTCAACATCCCTGCCGACAGCTTCCGCCAGCTCGAGGGCATGGCCTCCCTGGAGACCGACTCCTTCCTCGGCTGGGGCAGCGTGCACCTCGGCTTCAACACGACGAGCCCGAAGCTGCAGGACATCCGCGTGAGGCAGGCGATCGCCCACGCCATCGACAAGCAGCTCATCGTCGACGAGCTCCTCAGCGGCCTGGCCCAGGTGGGCGTGGCGCCCGTCCCGCCCACGGTGCGCTTCGCCGCCTCCGACCTCGAGGAGCCGTACCCGTACGACGCGGACCGCGCCAGGGAGCTGCTGGCGCAGGCGGGCGCCGAGGGCCTCACGCTCACGCTGGACGTCTACCAGAACCCCGACCTCGAGGCCGTGGCCCAGGTCCTGCAGGCGATGCTCGCCGACGTGGGCGTCACGGTCGAGGTGCGCGTGCAGGAGTTCGCCGCCTACTCCGAGACCCTGCAGAGCGATGACGTCGAGATGTACCTGACCTCGTGGGGCACGGTGACCCTCGACGCCGACTACACGCTGTTCGCGTTCTTCCACTCGTCGGAGATCCCCGCGAACAACGCCTCGCGCTACAGCGTGCCCGAGGTGGACGACGCGCTGGAGGCCGCCCGCGCCACGCCGGACGACGCGCAGCGCGAGCGGCTCTACCGAATCGTCCAGGAGCGCGTCCTCGCCGACGTCCCCATGGTCACCCTCTACTACCCGC